The DNA window tatgcatatactTTGAAAGCTGTAAGTACATTTGTACATATGAATGCAAAACCAAGCAACATACTtgcgtatgtatatatgtatgtacatactacATACATCATACTACATACTACGTGCATACATAGATAAGTATACAAAAGTGTGTGTATTACAATATACTCGTGTATTgatatatttcaatatgtatatatgtacgaATATTTATGTGCGTTCGCAAGcgatttacaaaaaaaaaaaaattaaataaaaaaacgcacaaaattcaaagtttattttgagtgttttttttttgtgtgtttgtgaatATTGATAATAGTgaaaacatatacatacatactatgtaTAATATACCGGTTAGCCTTCGGCATGCGACTAACTAATGTGCTATAttcgttaaaaaaaaaataaaaaaaactgcatacttttgcaacaaaattctATGGACAAATGAGCAACTTTAAggaaaattaattgtttgaggctgcgtgtgtgtgtgtatgtgtgtatactatttatgcatgcatattgtataaaaaagcaataagaTTCGACAAGCATGATTGTAACGTCTATGTataatgtttgtatgtatgtaatttcAGCCAAGAAATTTGTGGTGAAACCCAATGGACGTTCACATGGACAACGACAGAGACAGCATTGTTGATTACAGTTTTGATTGCAGGCGtcgcagcagagcagcaaatgttACACGAAAGTATTATTGATATTGTAGATGAGCaaacgcaacaaaaaacacaaacaacaaataataacaaaacaaagcaaaatcaaagcaaaaacaaacacaaacgcaAACTGGCACATACACAGACATCGCCACCGCCGACCCAGACACACAGCGTACGCATGTATTTGGTGGCTGCATTATAAGAATGGATAGCtctagcaacagcaacacggATATGCCGGAGTTGAAGCCGCCTAGTGCCGGCACTGCCGGCACCGGTGCGGCCGTTGCTAGCGTTGCATGTAGCAGTCAGACGGAGTCGCTTGCAACAACGCCACAGGATAGTCTAGCGGCGGCTGAGACTACCGCTGGCATGGATTGCGCgactacgacgacgacgacgacgatgatgacagccgcagcagcagcagcgacaataacgtccgcagcagcggcagctgccgcatcatcatcatcatcatcagcagcaggtTTAACTGCAGCAACGCTTAACCTGCCGCCGCCTACGCCACAACTTTTTAGTTCCGCAGGcgaggcagctgctgcttccttAAGTTGTGTTGCTTTACTGCCAGCGCCGACAATAGCATCAGCGCCGACGCcgacagcgacggcgacagcagcagcatctttaGAGCAATCCAGTACAACAGATATGccttcagctccagcttccATAGGTCCAAGTGCCAGCGATTTCGATTCAGATACGGAGCTATCTGTTGTCGCGGCAGCAGCCGCGCAGCGGCAGATGCACAAGCACAGTATTGATCCAACTGAGGCGGGCACGGGATAAGGGAAAAGTCTctaacgccgccgccgccaacgtTAGCAGCATCGACtgggactgctgctgctgctgcagtcgcacCGAGTGGTATTACCAACGCTATCACCAATGGTCacacctgcagcagcagcagcagcaacaacaacaacaatacacacCAAACAGGAACGGGAACGGAAAGAGGAACGGGATCGGGATCGGGTCTCAATAGTAaacagcagcgtcagcagaaACGTCGACGTGAGCGTGCACAGCGTCTGCAGGCAGAGCGCGATAATCGTTGCATATCAAATGCATTGATTGCAGCTGGAGCAACGGGCGgagctgttggtgctgctgcgagcgctggcagcggcggaggcggaggcggtggtgttggtgttggcggTGGCGGTGCTATGACGATTGTTGGTTTGAGCAATCCTGCTCCCACGATCAATGGCACTGTGGCCACTATGGCGCCAGCTGCTATGCTAAGCAATACAAGTAGTGTCTTGGGTCCAGGCAATGGCATACTCTATCATCTGAATAGCGCTGGGAGCGTGGGCGAAGATAGCAATAATTCGAATGGCAAtttcaccagcagcagcaatggcagcaataATTTGCTACCGCCAACCGATAGCATAGCCTCGCTGCTGTTAAATCCGCCGCATTCGCCGGAGTGTAACTCAGGTCTCATGGCAACGCCAAGCGATAGCGAGGGTGAATCCCTGGACGAGGATTTGCTCTCCACATCATCCTCATCCACTTTATTGCTGCCGCGCGATAAGCCTCCGCCGCGTCCGCCACCTCCAGTGCGACGCAAATTGCCGCGTTCACCTGTGCTCGAAGAGGAAATCATTGATGGCTTTGCCATATTGGAGTTTAAAACATATGAAGATCTCGAGGTAAGCgaacaattcaattatattagtttgcttatttatttgcatatgatTTGACTTTTGTTACTTACACTTACACAGTTTGCAATGAAATTGGGACAAAAACGCAAGGAGAAGCGGCTCTCGGCGCTGGAGGAGTTAACTTGCACCTATAGCATAgaagaaatgaaaatgccaAAGATTATAGATACGGGCCAGCCGCATCCAATACGCCCGAACaacatacacaacaacaacaacaataataataataacaatcatAGTATGTCCGTCAAGGATAATAgcaatcatcatcatcgtcaccACCACGTTGTGGttgccgcaacagcagcatcaataagcaataataacaataataatagcaacaacaacaatcacacaCAAAGTACTTCAATTAATAACAGCAATAGCGTAGTTTATCCCGTGCCATTGACGAACATGTGCACAGCACCCGATGCTGAGAACGAAATGTCTTGGACAGGAGAGCAATAtcaaaatcagcagcagcagcagcagcagcaacatcagcagcaacaccagcagcagcagcagcatctgctaaacagcaacaatgcaatACAAAACTCACACATTAAGCAGACTGAAGCGGGCCCAGTGGTGATGAGGGGCAGCTTACTAGAGAATGGTGGCAATGACTTAATGACTGCTAACCGCACAATGTTGCCGTCGCATATGgatgcaacagctgcaactgttgccggcagcagcagcagcaacaacaacattgccaaATCTCAAAACTCCTTTTgtaatgcaacaaataatcAAACCAAGAGTATGGTTGCCGAATATATTAGTTTAAAGAACACAAAATTAACTGaggcaactgttgttgcaacagttaACAATCATTTAAGTGTAATGCTAACATCTGCCTCATGTCCGAAAGTTAAAGTGAGTAAATACACAATTTTTAGTTGCTcttataatttgcaaattaattccCATTGCAGAAGTTAAACAGTTTAGAAAGCAGCGAATCTAAAATGCATACGACTGCCACACTTCCAATCTGCAATCTGAAGCTGGAGATTGCTGCTGAAAATCTGGTAAATGGTACAGCGCAGGTCGCTGAGGCCAGCATCCTACTTCAAAAGGATAGTGATCTAAGTGTTCGTTTTTTGGATGTAAGTAACTCGCTCAAAACTGCTAAAAACTCACCTAATTTTCAATCTATATGTtgtatgcttttaatttcatattaattaattaaagcaagcgTTAAGTAGTGCTGAACAACAGCTtgggtatatatatatattagattCGCACTCGCTACAAAATTCATTCATCCACTCACTTAGCGAACTCCTTGCAAGTGCGCACCTATGAATGAAACTATCTATTGACATTGACATTCATCAATTAATGTAACACGAGATGCTGCGAGCATCCGCATGTTCCGGTTTTCAAGTTCATCACTCACAATTCTGAGAACAAAAACGGGGGGGTGGACCGATGACAAGGTGGACCGACGACCGCCTGTGAAGCAATTGTAATCCGTTTTACACACGCGCCGGCCGgtatctctgtctctctctctttctaataGTCATGCATCTCTTTCTATGTCACGTGGATATTAATTCTTAGAAATATGAATGAACAACACTAGACTATACTACTTGTGTTTACATTTGAACAGTTAGCTGAGTTGCTGggctatataatattaattatttaatttattagcaattagCATCTGAGTCAAATCTAAAAACTAATCTTAATCCCTTTatgttatataattatttttacagaATTCAATTCactgtagcagcaacaacaaagaaactAATATCGTAAGTTAATTGACTTATTCAATTCGCAAACATTAACTAAgcatatttttctttctttttgtttctttctGTTTAGTGTGATAATGCTAATGGCGAAAATAAGgtaagcaaagcttaaattttttgtctttatattagtttaatgaaatttaaaacccAATAGACTTTAGTGCATATTATTGCTATGAtgattaatattatatatgtctgcttgctttcaatttacagAATTCGGACAACAtgttagcttttgtttttcccCCAAAACCAACACAAACGCTCATTTCACCGCGACAAAGTGCGACGCAACGCAAATCCTCAGACTATGCACACCAGATGGCACGAACGGAATGCGCGCCAAGTGATAATGATGATTCCGTTTCAAGGACATCACCAGTGGCGCTTAAGAGTCCTTTAAGCGACGCaattgttgccgttgccgccaTGGCAACCGATGGCAACGAGAAGCTAAGCGATGGTAATGGCATTAGTACAAAGTGCAAAGCTGCTGTTAATCCCAATGCAATCTTAGCCACAAGCCCGATGCTGGAAAAGTGCGACGTTGCTTCACCCAAAGCTGCCACAGACACTTCCTTGCATAATCTCATGCTCAGTCATGGGAGAGCGGACGGCGCCGCGGGACAGGTAAGCGTGCAGTCAAAAGTAATCGCTTTTGGGCATAAACTTGATAGTTATGCTATGCATTTGCCTATAACCGATATATACAGTAGCTGTCTATCCATTGATGCTTATAACTAactataatttgttttctagGCCTTTAACTGCGATAGCCATATGACAGCATTATCCTCACTCAGTCTGACTTCATCTACCAATGCTCAGGGCGTAATTTTAAGCACAAAGATGGCAACAAGTACAGCAGGAGCGGGAGCTGGAACAGGCGCACCACCCGGACACGAGCTGGATGCAATAGCCATGCGGTCAACGGTTTCATTAATGCCTAATCAATTAACGCCAGCGACGATGGCATCGCCTATGGGAATGAGCAGCGGCTTTGTCAGCGAGCGAGCGGCGCAGCAGCACGCGTTACTTAAAGCGAATGAAAGcgcacagctgcagctacagcatcaacatcagcagcagcaacaccaacaacaacaacaacagcagcagcagcaactgataGATGTGACGGGAACAGCAGTGGAAGCAAGCACGAAAAGCACGGGGACGACTACAACGCATGTGCCCAACGGATTCATTGCCGGCTATGCGCCCGTTAATTGTGCCACAAGCATGTCTGGTGGCATGCTGACGCGCATATCGCCGCATGGCGTAAATGCCAGCAAGCTGCATGCGGCGACCATCACAAGTGCCAATGCGGCGACAGTTATGAGCTCGATGAGCTCAATGGGCCCAATGGGCGTAATGGGTGGCAAGCCAACGTTCAGCACGGCAGCGAACAGCATCGGCGGCTCGTCTTTGGTTTTTCATGGTGCTGCACCGGGGCCGCCGCTGGGACCACATATGGGcgtgggcatgggcatgggtcTGCCAATGCTAATACAAGCAGCGCCCTATCGCACGCCTTATGCCAACTATCCGCTCTATGCTCCCTATGGCAGCTTGGCACATGGTCAGTACCTGTCGTCGGTGTTGCCCGTGGCAGCGCCAACAATCTCAGCGCAATCTccgcaacgcagcagcagcagcggtcgTGATATGTCCtcagcagcgccaacaacaacgctCAAAGCGCCACCAACGGGCAATCCAAcatcacagcagcaacagcagcagcagcaatctgTAAGCAGCTCGCCTGGACTGCGACCCATGACGCCGCTGAGCTATATGATGCGCAATAATAACAACGGCAATGTTGCCGTTGTGTCTTCGTCAACAGCAACTGTATTACCTCAAATGAATGCAGCAGGCCATGCGCTAAGCACTTCGCTCGCCACGCATCATCCACATGGAGCGCAGCATGCGCAAATGCCATTGTATACCGCGGGCAGCTTTGGTGTCTCCAGCGCCTCCATTATGGCGCCGATGCAGACGAGCACAACGGTTAGTGCTGCCGGTGGGCAGCAATTGTTACTGTCGGCGCCTATGCAAATCCTACCTGGCGGTGCTTTGCCCGTGCAGCAGATGATACAAGTCTCCTCCGCATCCTCAGGCTCGCATCCACAATTTGTTTCGTCGACCGCTCCGACGAATTTACGTGGCGTCGGTCCAGCAGccattaacagcagcaatgcccCCAATGCAGTGCTTGCCGTCAAGAGTTTAACAACAGCCATGCCCACGTCATCGATAACGTCTGCGATagcgtcatcatcatcatcctcgtCTTCGTCGTCATCATCTTCGTCTGTGATCCAAAAAGTGCTCTCGCCCAAGATCGAGGGCAACAGCAGAGAACGGGAAACCAATTACAACAGGTAAGTGTGtttttgctatataattattgATGGAGATTTTGAATTggattttcaattattttgcagccTTGCAAACATGCGTCCTGGCAATCCTGCTGCAGCATCAATGGGCGGCATGCCGCAGGGCATGACGCTAGTGCCTCCACTTTGCAGCCTTGTGCCTTCGACACCATATAGCAGTGGATCGGGCACGATTTTGTCAACGGCAACGCATACTGGGCTGCCAGGAGCAGCGGGCGCGAATCAAATACAATCCTATTCCCCCAAAACGGGCACCTGGCTTAAGTGAGTAGATGAATTGCCAAGCATTCCAGCCTACAGCTTAACTAACTTTTCTGTTCCTCTTGCAGCGCCTCGGGAATGCCAACGACAGCGGTTGCGTGTAGCTCATCGGTGCCCATTATGTCCAGCGGCAATACGCGACCAACTGTATCTCCGCTGAATGCTGGTGTGCCTGGAGGAGCGAGAATAGCTGGAAATTCTATTTCGCCGCATCCTGGACTAGCCACGGCACACAACATACCTGTATCCAACTACCAGGCTACATTTCTGCCGCCGCCGGGACCCTCGCAATCTTCGCCAGCATCGACTATTTCGATAACGTCTTCTATTAGCAATAATTCTACAACGCATTTACCGTTAACGTCCACAACATCCGCCGGCATTGCGACCATGCCcactgccacaacaacaacaacatcggtcagcagcttgagcagcaaCACGCAACAAGCTTcatcagcagcggcggcaacagcatcAACGGTGTCATCCAGCGCAGCGACAATCGCATCGCATCCATTCTCAGCCGAGTCGCTCTTCCAGCcaaacaaaagtattttatcTAAAGCTCTCATgtgtgttaaataattaatgtatttgtatttgcattgcagATGATCAAGCAGATTTGTTACGCCGCGAGCTGGACAGTCGGTTCTTGGATCGCTCGGGCCTGGCACAGCCTCCTCCGCCGCCGCCCACTTCCACGGCTGCCTCGTATTTGCGGCAAGAGTTACATCaccatcagcatcagcatacGCATCTCCATCAGCATCCACAGATGCTGTCGGCGACACCAATGTCAGTTGCCACAACCGCTATACCGCCGCCCACACCGCCAACTCCAGCGCAAATCTTCCCGCCACTCTACAAAGACATCCCCAAACTGTCAGCCGTCGATTCGCAAATCTATCGCGCAGGCATGGGCCTGCCGCCCGGCTATTCGGGCTACAATCCGGCCAGTTTGCTGCACGCTGGCCTGGGCGGACCCACACCCTTTATGCCGCCCAACCACTTGACATCATTTGCGCCAAAGGTGAGCGTGGCTAACACTTGCGTGCTTGGAACTTTTATAAACTGGCTTTCGTTCTTTCAATAAACTTTACAGAAAACTGGACGCTGGAATGCTATGCATGTTCGCATTGCCTGGGAGATTTATTACCATCAAAATAAGCAGAGCTCAGAGAAATCtggtgcagctgcagcggccggagctgcagctgccgctgctgctgctagcggAAGTGGTGGCAATAATAGTATGAATTGCAACAACATATGCGTAACCTCCAGTGCACCAGGCAGTACGATGAACATGAACATTGGTCCGGGTTGCAGCGGTTCTGTGGGCACAAGCAATCTTTGTCCCTCTGCCGCCGGAGCGAGTGGGCCGCCGACATCGGTCAGTGCTTCGGCAGCGTCAATTGGCATGAAGGCGACACCAGCATTGGCACTCAGTTCAACATCGCCTCATTTAATGCATAGGCCAGGAGAGATGACATCAACGCCAGGCTACACGAGATCTCCCTTCGAAGCGTCGCCACTTGCTGCCAGTTTTATTGGTGCACCTCCCAGTCATATAGGTAAATGAcgaaaaatttgaaataaaaccaaactaaaac is part of the Drosophila busckii strain San Diego stock center, stock number 13000-0081.31 chromosome X, ASM1175060v1, whole genome shotgun sequence genome and encodes:
- the LOC108606583 gene encoding mucin-19, with translation REKSLTPPPPTLAASTGTAAAAAVAPSGITNAITNGHTCSSSSSNNNNNTHQTGTGTERGTGSGSGLNSKQQRQQKRRRERAQRLQAERDNRCISNALIAAGATGGAVGAAASAGSGGGGGGGVGVGGGGAMTIVGLSNPAPTINGTVATMAPAAMLSNTSSVLGPGNGILYHLNSAGSVGEDSNNSNGNFTSSSNGSNNLLPPTDSIASLLLNPPHSPECNSGLMATPSDSEGESLDEDLLSTSSSSTLLLPRDKPPPRPPPPVRRKLPRSPVLEEEIIDGFAILEFKTYEDLEFAMKLGQKRKEKRLSALEELTCTYSIEEMKMPKIIDTGQPHPIRPNNIHNNNNNNNNNNHSMSVKDNSNHHHRHHHVVVAATAASISNNNNNNSNNNNHTQSTSINNSNSVVYPVPLTNMCTAPDAENEMSWTGEQYQNQQQQQQQQHQQQHQQQQQHLLNSNNAIQNSHIKQTEAGPVVMRGSLLENGGNDLMTANRTMLPSHMDATAATVAGSSSSNNNIAKSQNSFCNATNNQTKSMVAEYISLKNTKLTEATVVATVNNHLSVMLTSASCPKVKKLNSLESSESKMHTTATLPICNLKLEIAAENLVNGTAQVAEASILLQKDSDLSVRFLDNSIHCSSNNKETNICDNANGENKNSDNMLAFVFPPKPTQTLISPRQSATQRKSSDYAHQMARTECAPSDNDDSVSRTSPVALKSPLSDAIVAVAAMATDGNEKLSDATSPMLEKCDVASPKAATDTSLHNLMLSHGRADGAAGQAFNCDSHMTALSSLSLTSSTNAQGVILSTKMATSTAGAGAGTGAPPGHELDAIAMRSTVSLMPNQLTPATMASPMGMSSGFVSERAAQQHALLKANESAQLQLQHQHQQQQHQQQQQQQQQQLIDVTGTAVEASTKSTGTTTTHVPNGFIAGYAPVNCATSMSGGMLTRISPHGVNASKLHAATITSANAATVMSSMSSMGPMGVMGGKPTFSTAANSIGGSSLVFHGAAPGPPLGPHMGVGMGMGLPMLIQAAPYRTPYANYPLYAPYGSLAHGQYLSSVLPVAAPTISAQSPQRSSSSGRDMSSAAPTTTLKAPPTGNPTSQQQQQQQQSVSSSPGLRPMTPLSYMMRNNNNGNVAVVSSSTATVLPQMNAAGHALSTSLATHHPHGAQHAQMPLYTAGSFGVSSASIMAPMQTSTTVSAAGGQQLLLSAPMQILPGGALPVQQMIQVSSASSGSHPQFVSSTAPTNLRGVGPAAINSSNAPNAVLAVKSLTTAMPTSSITSAIASSSSSSSSSSSSSSVIQKVLSPKIEGNSRERETNYNSLANMRPGNPAAASMGGMPQGMTLVPPLCSLVPSTPYSSGSGTILSTATHTGLPGAAGANQIQSYSPKTGTWLNASGMPTTAVACSSSVPIMSSGNTRPTVSPLNAGVPGGARIAGNSISPHPGLATAHNIPVSNYQATFLPPPGPSQSSPASTISITSSISNNSTTHLPLTSTTSAGIATMPTATTTTTSVSSLSSNTQQASSAAAATASTVSSSAATIASHPFSAESLFQPNKNDQADLLRRELDSRFLDRSGLAQPPPPPPTSTAASYLRQELHHHQHQHTHLHQHPQMLSATPMSVATTAIPPPTPPTPAQIFPPLYKDIPKLSAVDSQIYRAGMGLPPGYSGYNPASLLHAGLGGPTPFMPPNHLTSFAPKKTGRWNAMHVRIAWEIYYHQNKQSSEKSGAAAAAGAAAAAAAASGSGGNNSMNCNNICVTSSAPGSTMNMNIGPGCSGSVGTSNLCPSAAGASGPPTSVSASAASIGMKATPALALSSTSPHLMHRPGEMTSTPGYTRSPFEASPLAASFIGAPPSHIGTAVSPFGRYVGSFGFPGLSPFGRDISLGGHLDAWRSGSIPRSVAYHPAASVGPGGWSIKGDPALENARREAEEREREREIREREQRERDRQRREREERDRKEKEEKMKREQQERERERERERERKERERRELERREMERERMLQQQRINESSKQAAAVAASMGTPRDRSPHRSLSDHNVEIRIKEEHPRSKEEQDVMMMRAASVSSAGVGDPRYHPSSLAAAQANAVAAAHHHANFMVTGRHGPPHGIPPPSPHMSRGMMPLGVGGPMTHFSSAGPSWGIDPYGRDPYGQILRYNPMMEAIYAAQSTAHLRGKEPSPIPPPSVGSLGPPPTHLRMQPSSVGVIAASSASAPPPSMQSQMGTQMGMGKVQLQAPPPMGMSVQHMITVDSLSHAPLTAKKEPDHSIGIVVNAPGNVGSHNSMPGNVIGISPSPVTPSR
- the LOC117134912 gene encoding antifreeze protein Maxi-like; translated protein: MDSSSNSNTDMPELKPPSAGTAGTGAAVASVACSSQTESLATTPQDSLAAAETTAGMDCATTTTTTTMMTAAAAAATITSAAAAAAASSSSSSAAGLTAATLNLPPPTPQLFSSAGEAAAASLSCVALLPAPTIASAPTPTATATAAASLEQSSTTDMPSAPASIGPSASDFDSDTELSVVAAAAAQRQMHKHSIDPTEAGTG